A window of Drosophila sulfurigaster albostrigata strain 15112-1811.04 chromosome X, ASM2355843v2, whole genome shotgun sequence genomic DNA:
gaagaagagagacTATTGCTCTATTCGGGCGCAACATAATCTATAAGTCATACCATTTCTTATAGAGGGGACCCAAGAacagagttttttttttgttactctTGTGGCCAGCCTGTCTCCAGCACCTGCTACAAATGCGCTGTCAATAATTACAACGAAAATGCGTCTCTCGCTCAGTCTcactgtctctgtctctgtcgcacACTCGCTTGTTGCCCATTTGCCACAATCATTTACACTAAATCACTTAGGTGTACAAGTGTCTGTGCCACCCTAAGAACCTCGGCCCAAGCCGAGGCCGTTGGAGTTGGCTCGTAAACATTTACGCATATTGCAAATAAGCAACAACCCATAACAACAACTAGTTGTgcaagatgatgatgatgatgttgttccagagcagagcagagaagaagcgaagaagagaagaagcgAAGCTAGTCCTGGCATCGAGGGGTCCACTAATTCACTTTGCTGCTCGCTGATTGGCGGAGAGCCGCCAGGTGGTCGCGAGTCTAACGCATCGTTGTTTAATCTGAGATTCCTCCTCCttttcctcctcctcatcatcATTCAGCTCCTCTTGCAGTAACATGTTTtgcactctctcgctctctctgtctgtctctctctctttctatctttgCCCTCCTTGATCGACGATAGTCAAACCACAGCAGCATCCTGCCTCAAACTCTCCGCGTTGTGCGGCGTTTCAAAGCTGCTTGACTGCTCCACTTTGACGGCGGCCGTTCGTCCGCTCGTCCCAATCCATCCAtctctcgctgctgctgctacactgaaaaaaatcaagtaagaaagctgcagttgaGGCTTTAATGAAAGCAACACAAGACGGTATTactccaaaaatatactaaattgaatatattgcaaaatacttaaataccGAAtcgtatatttggtatatcgatatagtactacattaaaaatacatatatcataaagtgcaaaatatacctgattgtcagtatattattacaatataccgaagactacaATTGGTATATCTGTAtgctcaaaaatatatcaaattgaaaatattgaaaaatacttaaataccGAAccttatatttggtatatcgatgtagtactacattaaaaatgcgTATATCattaagtgcaaaatataccatattatcagtttattattacaatataccgaagactacaATTGGTATATCCTTTATgctattatattcaaaatatttcatagagtgcaaaatataccagaaggaatttttgtaaaaatagcGATAGCAGGAAAATCTGGAGTTATGAATACGTATCTTGATTTCGAAGagcatttaataaaagttaaagttcTTATTCATAAGAGAAAACATCGTATATTACCTTAAATCTTTTTATAAGCTTAAAAAAGATTAATCTGTTATATAATACATCATTTTTTTCTGAATACGCGAAATTAATTAGCATTTAATTCTTCATACAGTTGCACTTATTTGTTGAAAGCTTTACTTTCGCAATAATTTTTGTCGAATTGCGCAGCATTTCAACCCAGGACCTCATTAAACtcgaaaaaaacatttttattttgatttatttattaataagtGTAAAATCCGGTCACCAGAACCTTAAGAACGCATGGAAGCAACTTAACTAAATCCAAACACAGCGCTATGACCAGTTATAGTTTCGAAAATGCtgataactaaataaaaactttataggaATTTCGATTGattcaaaaatttgttaacCAAAATCTAGTATTCTAAGTCTGATTTTGGCAACTTGgcaatttgtaatataatgcttttaatacttatattatatttggctttttgttttaaaactcttttattttaagatcAATGTTCTTGAGTTTCTTTTAGTGTAGGCATAAACTGGTTCAGTCTCTAGCATAACGAGCTTTGCTTTTCGGTTTGATTTTTTGCGCACAGGTGGctccttgctgctgctgttgttgttgttgttgttgttattattgtcgttgttgttgttgttgttgttattgctgagCGAGCGATCGCGCGTAATAAGCCGCGAAAACATTGTTCAGCTACGAGGAGACGCGGTTCAGTTGAGGTGTATCGTAGCTGTATCGAAACCGGTTCTTAAGCGGCACCTTGATTTTGCAGCAAGGATGCCGATCACAGTCACAGATAAGTTCAGTGTTCAGTATTCCCCCTCTTTCAGTTTTCTGTAGGCAAATTATGCGGAGCAACCTGGGACACAGTTGTTGATGCTGTGTTCTTGATGTtgatgtgtttttttgtttccctctttctttttgcttttctctgCTCTTCGTTGTTGGGGAGAACGCAGCTGGCTGGCAAACGGGAAAATAAACTATAGAGCGCGAGAGGGGAGAAGGGAGAGGAGAAGGGGCAGCAGTCAACACTTTCGCAAGCCCGCTCGCCGATATAAACATTTGGCCATTAATCATTGGCCGCCTGCAACAAGAGTTTGCTGCACTTTGCCAATCTCATTATGCCacttaattgaaatgtcaTATAGAGGGCCACAGCAAAATCGTGTGGCCAAGGTGTTGAGGATCCGAATGGGGGAAGggagatgcagatgcagatgcagatgcagaagGCGGCACAGGAAAGTCGTTTTGCCTATTACAAAGCAGCTAGTGTGATCAAATGTCTAGCATTaggcataaatataaattgccaGCCAGCCATAATGAGTCAAGGCCCAGCGTTTAAGCAATTGTGTAAAACAAAAGCGagtttatttatgtttcttATAGTCTTGGATTTAAATTCCtatgtatataaatgcatGACAATTGAGTGGAATTCATTGAGTTTCCTTTTATATTTCTCTACCAATTACTTGCATAtagtttaaagtatttataaattatataaaataatgtattcaTTATTACTTTCTATTCGATGTAACCCATTTATCAAAgtaatacaaatgaaattaaaatcaaaactaaataGAAACAACGGCATTTACTTAATGACTGTTGAACTTTATATTTGTActtatagtaaatattaaatgttatagTAAAATTTgagattatttaatttaaatttaaatatgattaattgaattgtatttacaatatttaaattttttataaattatattatatttaattcttgtttttgtattgaaaattAGAAGTAAAATGAAAGCTTGCAAGCATATTCCCGTTTTCACAATATTCAAGTTAAtgttattttacattttcttgaAGCTTTCATAAATAATTCCCTCAGAATGCAATCCATAAAATTGAAGAACAAATAATTCAAGAGTCGTTGcttgcaataatattttgagaaatattgTATTAGATCGACGTCAGTAGCAATTGAGTCAATTTGCATTATGAATTCGATTAGAAGACAAAGTTATAGAGACAATGTGATGTAAATGGTATTGCATTAGAGTAtatgcttatgtgtgtgtgttatagtatttttgataAGTAGATGACATTGTCTGAGTGCGTTCCCATAATCGAATCGCAtggaatcgaatcgaatcgaggCGAATCGAAGGGAGTTGAACTTTCTGCTGTTGGCCATAACCTTAGATTGATGCAGATAGCATGTTGTCATAACCATAGACTGTAATATTTGCCTTTGCCGATTGCCGCATCACTGCACAAGCAATTTAAagtaccacacacacacacacacacacacacacacacacacacacacacacacacacacacacatacgcatacgcatacATGTGTAAAAGTTGATGTCCTTATTTGTGCAACGACATCCGCATCCGCAGCTTGAACGTCGCATTTCGTTAGCCTTTGACTGCAGCTCTaaaactgctgctgcatgccacacacaaaccgcagcatgcagcagcatgcagcagcagcggcagcaacgcAAACAATTTGACAAGCCACCGAAAGCGAGCGAGACGGTCacaagaaaaagagaaagggATAGAGACAGTGAAATAGAAAGACGTTGGCCCTGCGTCTTAGCCTCAAAGATAGTTGAGCTTAACCCTTGGTTGGCCCCTGGGTGGCAACCGTGGCAGCGCGACAAGTGGCAAAAACCTTTTGACAACTGCAACGCAGCCGACAGCAAAATGCGATGACATTTTAATCGACAACccaaaaaacatgaaaaaaaaaacaacaacaacaacaaaaacgaggCCAACTCCAAACATTGCAACTGCATCTGCAGCAGCTCCTGTTCATGCAACTGCTTCTTATTATACCCGGACCCCATAGCGTAGAAAGCTATTGTAATGTTGTGCTATAGTACTTATGATTcctacaattaaaaaatttggttataataacatacaaattgtaaaatatatttaaaaaatatcatttgTATAGTAAGAAACGCctctcttagttgctttgttagacaatctagtatatagcttgtaccaaatatagcatttggtatattttggtggTTTAATACCTTTCTGTAGGAAAGTGTATGTACGAGGCAGAAGAAGACATCTCCGATAACTATccatgtccatctgtccgtccTTCCGAATGAACATTTAGATCCCAAAGCCTATGTATTATAGTtagtaatataattttttggtagacaatctggcatattttgttcctgatagtatattttgaatgttaaagtatatcaacataccaaatatggtctgtagtatatttcagtattttgtggtatatgtattttttgagAGTGAGTAGAGAGCATCTCGCAGTCGAATAGTCGGAAATATTTAGTAATTTCGaggaatatttttagtatatttttactataatattttttactcgatgccatatcaatatacaaaatatggtttgtggtatatttcagtatatgtatttcagtatattatttttattgacaatggtatattttctacattataccatattttgaatattgtactatatcaataatCAAAATCcagccttcagtatatttagcaatttcggtatatttatactagCATAtttacactctatggtatattttcaaagcaTAAGTATGtttttataccaaatacaatcttcggtatattttagtatttttcagaacatttggtatattttcactaAGATTTATACTAGCATATTTTTACTcgacggtatattttaaatgcaaaagtatGCCtctataccaaatatagtgttcggtttatttaagtattttttttagtatatttttgcagtatcttttgcttttactgaGAATGGGTACCGGGTATATCACGGTCGAGCTACACTGtactgtagatttcttaccttctttattttttgcttttgttctgGCTGCAAGAGTTCAGCGCTCTGTGCCTCAACAGTTGTCTGAAgcgttactttttttttgcatgtttctttttttcggtTACATTGGCGACCACAGCCACAGCGTCCTTTACTCGTCACCAAGACCAAGCGCTGGCTGATAATGATCATTATCAGTCGCTCTCGCTATCGTCATCATGGCGTTGTGCAGCATCAGTGCCTCGTCAAAACGTCTATCGGTGTAATCAAGCGTTAAGTGATTCTGCGGAAGCGCATCGACGGGGCccccaaactcaaactcaaactcgcagactccgactccgactccgactcaaGGTTTAAGCTGTTGTGAAAAGGGGGGCACACAAAGGGTCGACTGCAACTTGACTGATTTCACTGAGCGgcagctgcgactgcgactgcggcacAAGGCAGCAACACTTTTTGCCTTacccctttttttttagtagtaGTAGTGGTATGTCGCCTCTTTTTACAGACGAACAGGTAACGCtaaatgtgaatgcgaatgcgaatgcgagtacGAGTATGAATGCGAATGCCAATATATGAATGCATTGCTGACATGCGAATGTACAAACAAAAGATACGAATTGTATCTGCGCCATAGTCAAAGCATTTGGCTaatataacgaaaaaaaatgattgcaataaattgtgcagcaaaagacaataaattatattaaattcaaaagtaAATATGCAACATATTTGCTCggtttcaaattaaaattgccatAAACATGATAAAGagtttttaataatgaaattattggcacacaaaaaaacggCTTATACTCGTATAGTATTAAGCTGCACATTTTTTTATGgttcttattaaatttattttaatatttaatatttaaagatatttcttttttaagtagttaatttacaattattgttCTACTTACTTAACCTAAGCTCGGAAActattaaaagaaatacaaatttcaattgtttttaaagatacatttacaCTTTCGCTTTTTGGTTCTTATATATaatgaaaaccaaaaccagacatttaaaaacagaaaactcaaaaataaacatgctataaatatttgcaacgaTATATTTACtcttttcaatattaaaattgtaaaatactCGATGAAGAGTTTTTAATAATCGAGAACATAAAAACCAGGCTcatattaatatgtttttttaatacatttttaagtgagattttatttatattgaaatcatttacaaaagagtgcatttaaaaatgtgtttaatatttaaaaagaattatttttttaatgtaggGATTTTGGTTAATTCTTTAAGTTTaagcttaataaatatttgtgtaagTATGTAAATTAGTAAGTTtctgaaatcaaaaagaagaaaaaatagtAGTCCTATTGTAAAAACGTTAAGGATTacctaaaaatacttaattaaaaaaagaaaaacttttcactttaGATTTTCCTTTTTCTAAAACGAAAAGCCGAATCTGACCATAAAcaatactatattcaaaaataaatatgctaaaaatatatatttttaaaaaaaattatagcaatGAGAAAACATTGACCTAcaatttatagtatatttaatatttttcaaatcagaactcaaatttaatgaagttcaatttaaatttgggTTTTGCGCTTGTTATAAATTGACTATTAAAGTTTGAGATTTTTCTCTtaaaaaactttgtttttctataaaaTCGCTACAacgaagggtattataatttagtgccggcaggaaatttatattcttcttAACAAGCGTCATCAGTAATTAAGATCGCCAATAATTGGGTAAGATTTGATATGTTTCTTTCGTGTAATTCCGAAGAACTGATATTTAGAGATAATTCCTAACTTAACAATCTCAGTAGCTAATCACAAATCAAATCAGATTAGTTTATTACACAATAATGGGCGAGTCCCTCGCGATAATGACGTTTTTTAGGCACATGCCGcagataaatataatttctttcgGCACGGGGCAATTCCCAATCCATTGACTTCTTGATGGATCATAAATAATATCCTCTAATCGTGAGAAACCCAGTGTAATCGGAACAACTGACCAGCCCAATGCTAAAAAGTTGATAAGATATCTCTAAGCGAATCGCGATTCATATAAAAAGCTGTGTCAACCAACGATTAGACATCACTTACAGTCTGCAAAGTAACTGGACATAATCCTAAAGCATTCAACATGATGAAGAGCCTTCTGATTGCCTGCTTGGCCATTGCTTTGGCCTCTGCTGCTCCTCATAGCTCCCAGCTGGATGGTCGCATTGTGGGCGGATTGGATGCCGTTGAAGGACAATTCCCTCATCAGGTGTCCTTGCGTCAGCTTACCTCGCACATCTGCGGCGGCAGCATCATTGCACCCCAGATCATTCTTACTGCAGCTCATTGCGTCACCAGCGAAGCTTCCGACGGCTCCCTGAAGGTGTAAGTGATACACTGAGAGTTAATCAGAGTTCATCAATTCATTTCTCAACCATTATTCCCTTTGTAGTACCTCGGCCAAGCAGCTGAGCATTCGTGCCGGAACCGTGGAtcgcagcagcggcggcgttGTCGTCAACGTGGCCAAGGTGATTGTCCATGAGAGCTATGGGAACTTCTTGAACGATGTCGCACTCCTGGTGCTCGACCAGCCCCTCACCTACTCCGCCGTGATCAAGGCCATTCCTCTGGCCAGCGTTGATACCGCAGTTGGCAGCGAGGTTGTCATCTCTGGCTGGGGTCGTCTCACCACTGGCGGAGCCTCGCCCCGCCTGCTGCAGTACAACACGCTTAGCTCGCTGTCGAAGAATCAGTGCATCAGCTCCACCTTCATGTTCACCAGTAGTTTGATCTGTTTGGCCCACACCGCCGGCAACGGTGCTTGCAACGGCGACTCTGGTGGCCCGGCTATCCAGAATGGTCAACTCGTTGGCATTGCTGGCTTTGTGATTGGCGGCTGTGGCTCCACAAATCCCGATGGCTATGCCAAGGTCTTCTATCATCGCGATTGGATTGTCAAGAATGCCAATTTGTAAGATGGCAGCTATCaactattaaattaacaaGCGAGTAATTCAAGTGATTCTTCATCTTTTGTGGGAGGGAAGGCGAGTGAATCTTGAAAGGGGAGAGAATCTTCTACTGAGAGACACTTAACataatacaaaagaaaagGAGACGGGAGAAACTCTGAAATATCAGTTGATGCTGgtgagcttcacaaagatagCCAAGCTTGCTTTTGGGTACTTTTGATTAACTGATGCTCAACTGTTACCACCATTTCTCAACAGTTGAGCAGAAATGCAATGTAATAATTTCTGGATATTGATTTGAGGATGAAAAAagtcattgccaaaaattttgatctATTCGCttcatttgttgtgtgtgtgttcgactAGGCGccggaccgagatattagtgaAGGCGGACTggctaagtgggcgtggtcagacAGGCGAGCTTCACTTACATTGACGAGAGCTTGCTTAGGGTACTTTTGATCAACAGTTGATCAACCGTTGTGACTGTTACTAAACAGTTAAGCATAGCTGCAAGAGATTGCAATGCATTCCTAGAGGAAGCTGGTGGCAGTTGATTAAAGTGCCCAAAAAagtcattgccaaaaattttgatctATTCGCttcatttgttgtgtgtgtgttcaactAGGCGCCGGACCGAGATAATAGTGAAGGTTAATATCTTAAGGGGGCGTGGTCGGGCGtaagggcttcacaaagattgccaaGCTTGCTTTTGGTTACTTTTGATTAACTGATGCTCAACTGTTGCCACTATTGCTCAACAGTTGAGCAGAAATACAATGTAATAATTTCTGGATATTGATTTGAGGATGAAAAAagtcattgccaaaaattttgatgtaTGTCTTTCAtatgttgtttgtgtgtttgactAGACGtcggaccgagatattagtgaAGGCGGACTggctaagtgggcgtggtcagacAGGCGAGCTTCACTTATATTGACGAGCGCTTGCTTAGGGTACTTTTGATCAACAGTTGCGAAACAGTTGTGCAGAAGTGCAAGATTTTTGGGAGACCTTGCTCATCTGATAGTTGATTTAAAAGTCAGTTACAAAAAATAGCATCAGCAGGGATGAGGAACGTGTAGTAGTGTAAAtttataccaattatagcattcagtatattctagtattttgtctatttataaattgagtACATTTTAAGAACAGTGCCCTACGTTAtggtaaattttaagaataatacagcatgtaatactatattttcaTACCTTTAGAccttggtattttttagtatttcgtctgtatattaatatggtatatttaaataataataccgctatcttttgcatttcttgAACAGGGGTGGCGAATATCTCACAGTccagcacactcgactgtagctttcttgttttctGTAGAAAAATGAAACTAGAAAATagaaatcattaaattaaaaaaaaaatatttatgccgAAAATACTTACAGTATAGGTAAATTGTTTCCAAAAATAAGTTCATTTCAGATTGTCTTTAAAAGcttatatgtattttcttaaatgaattcataattcaattgtttgtatttaaagatttagaaaattatttgttgtttgatttttttacCTACAGAGAAGGGAATGATTTCTAATTACATTACAGCAAATATTGCCTGGGACATTTGGCACGTGGGGACGTTTTGTAAAGAGCATCATGCGTAGGTTATAGGTCATCATTAGTTAATGGGCCTAATAACATAATGCGTATATGTCAAAGTCACAACTTTGACTAGCATTCAAATCCATATCGAAATCAAGTAGGGCATTACTATTAGGCCATAAGCCAAGCGCAAATAGAAAGTCAAATTCAATTAGGAATTTGCTTGAGTTGTTGGCAAGCAACCCAAAAAGCAACCCACCATCGGGCTATTAACCCCACTCCAAAGTGAAAGAACAATATGCGGTAATCAAAGCAATTACAGTTTAagcaacaacactaacaacaaatAAGTGCTGGTTAACTGGCCAAGTTGGCGACTTGGCTACGAAAACGGTCATCAACTATGCAAATTACTTGGATATTTTTCA
This region includes:
- the LOC133849196 gene encoding serine protease SP24D-like, with protein sequence MMKSLLIACLAIALASAAPHSSQLDGRIVGGLDAVEGQFPHQVSLRQLTSHICGGSIIAPQIILTAAHCVTSEASDGSLKVTSAKQLSIRAGTVDRSSGGVVVNVAKVIVHESYGNFLNDVALLVLDQPLTYSAVIKAIPLASVDTAVGSEVVISGWGRLTTGGASPRLLQYNTLSSLSKNQCISSTFMFTSSLICLAHTAGNGACNGDSGGPAIQNGQLVGIAGFVIGGCGSTNPDGYAKVFYHRDWIVKNANL